A region of the Pseudomonas sp. J452 genome:
GCTAGCTTGGTCGAGCTGCTCGGGGCGGGTGCCATTGGTCAGCTCGCGCAGTTGGGCATCGGCATTGCGCGTGGCTGCGCTGGTCTGGTCGCGGGCGGCGCGGGCGCGGTCCAGTTCGGCGATGGCCACCTGCTTGCGCTGGTAGAGGGCGGCGATGCGCTGGAAGTTGCGCTCGCTATCGAGCTGTTCGGCGCGGCTGCGCGCCAGGCTGGCCTGGGCCGCTTCGATGCTTTCTGCACGCGCGCCGTTGCGCAGTTCGCTCAGCCGGGCCTCGGCTTGCGCCACTTCGCCCTGGGCCTGGGCGATGCGCGCGTCCTGGCGGCGCGGGTCGAGTTCCAGCAGCAATTGCCCGGCGGCGACGCGGTCACCTTCGGCCACGTGCCAGTCGAGGATGCGCTCCGAGGCTTCGGCGGGCAGGCCGATGCGGTCCCATTCCAGGGTGCCGAGCAGCACCTCGTCGGCGGACGGGTTGCAGCCGGCGAGCAGGGCCAGGGGCAGCAGGCAGAGCAGCAGTCTGCTCATTTCAGGTCTCCATCCCGTTATGCAACAGGGCCAGGGTGTGCGCGATCAGCGCTTCGTCACCGATCTGCGGGTTGGCGAAGATGCCGCGCCAGAGCGGTGCGGCGGCGTAGGGCAGCATGGTTACGCCGATCAGCGAGACCACCAGCAGGCGCGGCTCCAGCGCCGGATTGAGGGCGCCACGGGCCTGGGCAGCGGCGAAGCGCTGGGCCAGCAGCAGAGGAATTAGCGGGGCGATGCGCGCGGTCAGTTGCTCGCGCAGCTGGCCGCCTTCACAGAGGATTTCGCGCACCCACAGCGGCGGAATCCACGGGTTGCTCGCGACCATTGCGCTCATGCTGCGGACGAAGCGCTCGACCAGCTCGTGCGGGTCGTCGCCCGCGGCCTGCAGGCCCTCGGCCACACTGCGGATCAGCGGCAGGAAGCGTTCCTCGACCAGGGCATCGACCAGGCGCTGCTTGCTGCCGAAGTAATAGTTGACCAGGGCCGGGGTGACCCCGGCCTGCTGGGCGATGCTGCGCAGGCTGGAGGCCTGGATGCCGGTATGGGCGAAGGCCTGGGCGGCCGCATCGAGCAGGCGTTCGCGCTGCAATTGGGCATCGCCGGCGGGGCGGCCCGGTGCGCGGGGAGGCTGTTTGGGGTGGGGGCTCTTGGTCATGGCTTAATAATTAAATGAGTAATTAATTAACGGCAAGCACCGTTGATCAGATGGAGTGCATGGATGAGGCATCCAGGCTCGCACCTGAGGGGCTCAGCCCCTCATTTGTCGTAGTTGGAGATGATCGTAAACAGCCGGCGGATAAGGATGCTTAGTGCCGCCAGAAGGACGGCATCAGCAACACCAGCACGGTGAGGATTTCCAGGCGGCCGATCAGCATGCCCAGGGTCAGCGCCCACTTGGCCAGGTCGGGCATGGCGGCATAGTTGCCGGCCGGTCCGATCATTTCGCCCATGCCCGGGCCGACCCCGGAAACCATGGCGGCTGCACCCGACAGCGAGGTGATCCAGTCCATGCCGGTCATTGCCACGATAAGCGCCAGGCTGGCAATGGTGATGGTGTAGAAGAAGGCGAAGGCGAGAATCGAACGGGCGATCTCTTCATCCAGGCGGTGACGGTTGTACTGCTGCTTGATCACCGCGCGCGGGTGCACCAGTTGCAGCAGGTTGGCCTTGAGCAGGATGTAGGCGACCTGGAAGCGGAACACCTTGAGGCCGCCGGCGGTGGAGCCGGAGCAGCCGCCGACAAAGCCCAGGTAGAAGAACATCATGCTGGCGAAGGGGCCCCACAGGTGGTAATCGCCGAGGGCGAAGCCGGTGGTGGTCATCACCGAGGT
Encoded here:
- a CDS encoding HlyD family secretion protein — translated: MSRLLLCLLPLALLAGCNPSADEVLLGTLEWDRIGLPAEASERILDWHVAEGDRVAAGQLLLELDPRRQDARIAQAQGEVAQAEARLSELRNGARAESIEAAQASLARSRAEQLDSERNFQRIAALYQRKQVAIAELDRARAARDQTSAATRNADAQLRELTNGTRPEQLDQASAALAAARGNLAQLQVGREHLSVRAPRAGRVDALPFKPGDQPPAGAEVVSLLVGEQPYARVFVPAWQRAGLKIGDAMRVFVEGIEQPFAASVSVIRSEASFTPYYALTGDDASRLVYRAELRLQDAAAQQLPAGLPLRAERAGHDQQ
- a CDS encoding TetR/AcrR family transcriptional regulator — protein: MTKSPHPKQPPRAPGRPAGDAQLQRERLLDAAAQAFAHTGIQASSLRSIAQQAGVTPALVNYYFGSKQRLVDALVEERFLPLIRSVAEGLQAAGDDPHELVERFVRSMSAMVASNPWIPPLWVREILCEGGQLREQLTARIAPLIPLLLAQRFAAAQARGALNPALEPRLLVVSLIGVTMLPYAAAPLWRGIFANPQIGDEALIAHTLALLHNGMET